In Kutzneria kofuensis, the DNA window TCCGCGTGCCTGCCACCATGCGACTGCCGGAGCGACTCGCGATCAACGGGTACTACATCGTGTCCGAAGCGGTGACGAACGCGGTCAAGCACGCGCAGGCGTCCATCATCACGATCACCATCGGGATCACCGACGACGTCCTCCGGATCGAGGTTCACGACGACGGCATCGGTGGCGCCGACCTCGCCGCCGGCACCGGTCTGCTCGGCCTCAAAGATCGCGCCGAGGCGCTCGGCGGCCGGCTCCACATCGACAGCCCGCGCGGACAGGGGACCACGCTACGAGCGGAATTCCCGATCACGACCGACGATGCCGGCCTTCCTCACCCGGAGGTGTAGGTGCCGGTGAGGACCGGGCGGTCGTCGACGTAGGTGGCGAAGGCGCCGTCCCAGAGGCGGGTGCGCAGGGTGTCGCCGGGGAACACCACCCCGGCGAACCGGGCCTGGTAGTGGGGGACCACCTCGCCGAGGTGGTCCACAATGGACTTGTACACCATGCCGTACGTGCACAGGCCGTGCAGGATCGGTCGCGGGAAGCCGGCGCGGGCGGCGAACTCGGGGTCGACGTGCAGCGGATTGCGGTCGCCGCAGAGCTGGTACCACAGGGCCTGCTGCGGCAACGTTTCCGTGACGAGGACGGCGTCCGGCGGGCCGTCCGGGGGAGCGGTCTTCGCCGACGGCCCCCGCTGGCCGCCGAAACCGCCGTGGCCACGGGCGAAGATCTCGGAGCGCATGGTGTAGAGCGGGGTGCCGTCGAGGTCGGCGACCTCGAACTCGGTGACGATCACGGCGGCGGAGCCCTTGTCGTAGACGTCGGCGATCCGGCCGGTGGCCCGCGCCTTGCCGCTGGTGGGCAGCGGGCCGTGCACGGTGATCTGCTGCGAGCCGTGCAAGGTGTCGGCGAGGTCGATGTCGATACCGGGGAACACCACTGTGGGCGGCTCGGTCACGTGGAAGGTGGGCGCGACGACGCCGAACGTCGGCAGCACGGTGAGTTGCGGCTCGAAGGCGTACTTCAGTTCGGTGGCGCCGAGGGCCAGGTGATAGAGGATCACGTCCGAGGCCGACCACTCGAACTCACGGGCGCCCAGCGACGCGCCGACGGCGATCTCGGGATCAATGGACACCGGACTGCTCCTTCACCGCCGACATGGCAAGCGCCGCAAGGTAACCGAAGGTCATCGCCGGGCCGATGGTCGCGCCGGGGCCGGCGTAGGTGTGGCCCATCACCGAGGCGCTGGCGTTGCCGGCGGCGTACAGGCCGGGAATGGCCGAGCCGTCCGGGCGCAGCACCCGGCCGTCGGCGTCGGTGCACAGGCCGCCCTTGGTGCCGAGATCGCCGGGCACGATCCGGACCGCGTAGAACGGCGGCTTGACCAGCTCGGCGAGGCTGGGATTGGGGCGGACCCGCGGATCCCCGTAATAGTGGTCGTACGCGCTGTCGCCGCGGCCGAAGTCCAGGTCCTTGCCGGTTCTGGCGTAGCCGTTGAAGGTGGAGACGGTGTCCTGCAAGGCGTCGGCCGGCGCGCCGATGGCCGATGCCAGTTCCGCCAACGTTTGCGCCCGGTGCACGGCGCCGCACTTGTACCAGCGGCCGGGCAGCGGCCGTCGCGGCGGCACGGCGGCGAAGACGTAGCGATCACGGTAGCGCTGGTCGGCGACCAGCCAGGCCGGCACGCTTCCCGTGTCCCGCATGGCATGCACGGCGTCGACGTACGGCGCGGCCTCGTTGACGAAGCGGCGGCCCTCGCCGTTGACCAGGATGCAGCCGGGCAGGGTGCGTTCCGACAGGCAGAAGTACGGTCCGCCGCTCAGCGGGATCGACGGGCCCCACCACGCGTCGTCCATCAGGGCGACGTCAGCGCCGAGTTCCTGGCCGGCCAGGATGCCGTCGCCCTCGTTCGTCGGCGCGCCGACCGTCCACTCGGTACCGATGTCCTGCCACTTCGACCGCATCGCCTCGTTGTGCTCGAAGCCGCCGGAGGCCAACAACACCCCATATCGGGCACGGTATGTACCCGTGGGCGTGACGACGCCGACGACGCGATCGCCTTCCGTCAGCAGCGAAACCAGTGGTGTGCCGAGCTGGACGTCCACGCCCGCTCGTCGAAGTCCTACCCGCAGCCCGGCCGCAAGCGCTTGCCCCATCGTCAACAACCGCTGCCGGCGCAGCCGGCCGATGATCCCGCGTATCCCGACCCTGGCCGCGCGGACGGGACCACGGGCGTTGCGGGCGATCAACGTCAGCCACTTGTAGTCGGCGGCGGTGATCGGCAGCGGGCTCGGCAGGTAGGGCTTGGCCAGCAGCCGAAGATCGTCGCCGAGCAGATGGCCGTCCAGCGGGCGCGGCTCCACGGACCGGCCGAGCGGCCGGCCGCCCGGCTGCTCGGGGTAGTAGTCGCTGTAGCCGGTGACCCAGCGCAGCCGGAGCGGCGTGGTGGCCAGCACGAACGACAGCATCGTCGGGCCGTGGTCGAGGTAGGCGCGCTGCCGCTCGGCCGACGCGTCGTCGCCGACGATCGACGCCAGGTAGGCGCGGGCATCCTCGGCGCTGTCGCGGGCGCCGGCCCGGGCGAGCACCTCGTTGTTGGGGATCCAGATGCCGCCGCCGGACCGGGCGGTCGAGCCGCCGAACCGGTCGGCCTTCTCCAGCACGACCGTGCTCAGGCCGCGGCTGGCGGCGGTCAGCGCGGCCGTCATGCCGGCTGCCCCGCTGCCGACGACAACGGTGTCGAACTCTGGCATGTAGAACAGGTTATAGACAAGAACGCCCGGAACGCTATGGTTGGGGACGGTAGAAACTGAAACACGTTCCACTCGGGAGGTCGGGTGCTTGCCGGGGTCGTGGTGGTCGGATTCGGGGCGGCCGGCGCGTGCGCCGCGATCGAGGCCGCCGACGCGGGAGCGGACGTGATCGTGCTCGACCGGTTCGACGGCGGCGGGGCCACCGCGCTGTCCGGCGGCGTGGTGTACGCCGGCGGCGGCACCGCCCAGCAGGCCAAGGCCGGCATCGCCGACACGCCCGACGCCATGTACGACTACCTCGCTCACGAGGTCGGCGACGCCGTCACGCCGCAGACCCTGCGCGACTTCTGCGACGGCAGCCCCGACATGCTGGCGTGGCTGGAGGACAAGGGCGTGCCCTTCGCGTCCAGCGTCTGCCCGTACAAGACGTCGTACCCGACCGACCGGCACTACCTCTACTACTCCGGCAGCGAGACGCTGTTCGACCGGCCGGCCCCGCGCGGTCACCGCACCGCCGGCCGCGGCACCTCGGGGAAGCTGCTGTTCCAACGCCTGGAGCGGGCCGCGATCGACCGGGGCGTGCGGATCCTGCGGCGCACCACCGCACAGCGGCTGATCACCGACCCGAACGGCCGGGTGGTTGGCGTGCAGTGCCGCCAGCTGACCGGGTTTCCCGCGCGGGTGCACCGGTTCCTCGGCAAGCTCGCGGCCAAGCCCGGCCTGTACGTGCTGTCGCTGCGACGGCGACTGCATCGCTCCATCCGGCGCATCGAGAGCCGGCACGGCACCGAGATCACCGTCTCCGCCCGGGACGGTGTGATCCTCTGCGCCGGCGGCTTCGTCGCGAACCCCGTGATGATGCGGGAACACGCACCCGCCTACCGGCGCGGACTCCCGCTCGGCACCCTCGGTGACGACGGCAGCGGCATCCGCCTCGGCGCGGACATCGGCGCCGCCACCGCGAAGCTCGATCACGTGTCCGCGTGGCGGTTCGTGACGCCGCCGAGCGCCCTGATGAAGGGGAAGCTGATCAACCAGCAGGGTGAGGAGATCTGCGACCTCAACCGCTACGGCGCCGCCGTCGGCCACGCGATGATCACCGAGCACGGCGGCAAGGGGTGGCTGCTCGTCGACGGCGCCACGCTGGCCGAGGCCAAACGTCAGATCCCGTGGCAGACCACGTGGTTCCAGCGCCTGCAGACCCGCTACCTGTTCGGTCGGGCCCGAACAACCGCTCATTCGCTCGACGAGCTCGCCCGCCGAACCGGCGTCACCATCAAGGACTTCGAGGGGCAGGCGCCGTTCTCGCTCATCGACGTCTCCATCAAGCGCAGCATCGGCTACCCCTGTCCCATGCTGACGCTCGGCGGTCTTGTCGTCGACGAGAACACCGGCGAGGCTCTTTCCGCCGATGGGACGGCCATTCCCGGCCTCTACGCCGCCGGCCGCAACGCCGTCGGCATCTGCTCCAACTCGTACGTGAGCGGCCTGTCCCTGGCCGACTGCGTGTATTCGGGCCGACGCGCCGGGCGGCACGTCGCGGCGGTGAGGAGGTCCGGTGCTCAGCGCTGACCAGCGTGCCGAGGCGGCCGACCGGCTTCGTGACGCGGAGCGGGACCGCGTGCCGATTCCGCCGTTGACCTCGACCTGGCCGGATATCGACGTCGTGGACGCCTACGAGATCCAGCTGCTCAACATCCGCCGCCGCGGGCGGCCGGTGCTGGGGCACAAGGTGGGGCTGTCGTCGCTGGTCATGCAGCAGATGATGGGCGTGGACGAGCCCGACTACGGGCACCTGCTCGACGACATGGCGCTGGACGAGCGGCATTCGGTACCGGCCCGCAAGTACTGCCAGCCGCGGGTGGAGGTCGAGGTCGGCTTCGTGCTGGGCGCGGACCTGCCGGGCGCGGGCTGCACCGAGGAGGACGTGCTGGCGGCGACCGCGGCGCTGGCGCCGGCGATCGAGCTGATCGACAGCCGGATCGCGGACTGGCGGATCGGGCTGGCCGACACCATCGCCGACAACGCGTCCTCGGCCGGGTTCGTGCTCGGGCCGGCCCGGGTTCCGCCCGGCGCGGTGGACGTTCGCAAGATCGAGGCGACGTTGCGACGTAACGGGGAAGTCGTCGCCGAAGGCCGATCCGACGCCGTGCTCGGCAATCCGGTCACCGCCGTTGCGTGGCTCGCGCGCAGGGTCGCCGATTTCGGTGTTCGTCTCCGAGCCGGAAACATCGTGCTTCCCGGATCGTGCACGAAAGCGATCGACGTCCGGGCCGGCGACCGCTTCCAGGCCGACTTCACCGGCCTGGGCCGAGTTTCCCTGACCTTCGCATCGACGACCTCATGGGGAGGCGTGGCATGACCGCGACGGCCGCGATCGTCGGCTCCGGCAACATCGGCACCGATCTGATGTACAAGCTGCTCCGCTCCGACCTCGTCGATCCACAGTGGATGGTCGGTATCGACCCGGCGAGCGAAGGCCTGGCCCAGGCGCGGGAACACGGCTTGCGGACGTCGACGGAGGGCGTGGACTGGCTGCTGGCCCAGGACGAGCGGCCGGACCTGGTGTTCGAGGCGACCTCCGCCGCCGTGCACCGGGCCAACGCCCCGCGCTACGAAAAGGCTGGCATCAAGGCCATCGACCTGACGCCGGCCGCCGTCGGGCCGTACGTGGTGCCGCCGGTCAATCTCGGCGAGCACCTGGCCGCCCCGAACGTCAACCTGATCACCTGCGGCGGCCAGGCGACCATCCCGATCGTCAAGGCCGTCTCACGCGCGGTTCCGGTCAGCTACGCGGAAATCGTGGCCACCGTGTCGTCGCGGTCGGCCGGACCCGGCACGCGCGCCAACATCGACGAGTTCACCCGGACCACCAGCCACGGCATCGAGGTGATCGGCGGCGCCCGCAAAGGCAAGGCGATCATCGTGCTGAACCCGGCCGAGCCGCCGATGGTCATGCGGGACACCATCTTCTGCGCCATCCCCGAGGATGCCGACACCGAGCTGGTGGCAGTGTCCATTCGGGACATGGTCGCCGAGGTCGCCGGCTACGTGCCCGGGTACCGGCTGCTGGACGAGCCCCAGTTCGACCCGCCGTCCGCCGCGACCGGCGGCATGGCCCGGGTCTGCGTGTTCATCGAGGTCGAGGGCGCCGGCGACTTTCTCCCGTCGTACTCGGGGAATCTGGACATCATGACCGCCGCCGCCACGCGCGTCGGCGAGCAACTGGCGAAGGGCTGAGCGATGGACGTCCGTGTCACCGACACCTCGCTGCGGGACGGTTCGCACGCCAAGCGGCACCAGTTCACCGTCGACGACGTGCGCAACATCGTCGGGGCGCTGGACGATGCCGGCGTTCCGGTCATCGAGGTCACCCATGGCGACGGGCTCGGCGGCTCGTCGTTCACCTACGGCTTCAGCCACACGCCGGAACAGGAGCTGATCAAGACCGCCGTCGCCACCGCGCGGCGGGCGAAGATCGCCTTCCTGATGCTGCCCGGCGTCGGCGTCAAGGACGACATCCTCGTCGCCGCCGACAACGGCGCGCGGATCTGCCGTATCGCCACGCATTGCACCGAGGCCGACATCTCCGTGCAGCACTTCGGCCTGGCCCGGGACCGTGGGCTGGAAACCGTCGGCTTCCTGATGATGGCCCACTCCCAGCCGCCGGAGGTGTTGGCCGGGCAGGCAAGGATCATGGCCGACGCCGGCTGCCAGTGCGTGTACGTCGTCGACTCCGCCGGCGCGCTGATCATGGACCAGGTCGGCGACCGGGTTTCCGCCCTCGTCGCCGAACTCGGGTCCGATGCCACCGTCGGCTTCCACGGCCACGAAAACCTCGGTCTCGGCGTCGCCAACTCCGTCATCGCCGTCCGCTCCGGCGCCCGCCAGATCGACGGCAGCGCCCGCCGCTTCGGCGCCGGCGCCGGCAACACCCCCGTCGAGGCCTTCGTCGGCGTGTGCGACAAGCTGGGGATCGACACCGGCATCGACTTCTTCAAGATCCTCGACGCCGCCGAGGACGTCGTCGCCCCCGTGATGGACCAGGAGTGCCGGCTCGACCGCATGGCCCTGCTCATGGGCTACGCCGGCGTCTACTCCAGCTTCCTGCGGCACGCCTACCGCCAGGCCGAACGCTACGGCGTCTCCGGTCCCGAGATCCTGGTCCGTGCCGGTGAGCGGCGGCTCGTCGGCGGGCAGGAGGACCAGCTCATCGACATCGCCCTGGAGCTGCGCGGGCGGTAGAACTTGAGCCATGACCGTCGTCACCTTGCTGCATCCCGGCGCGATGGGCGCCGCCGTCGGCCGGCAGGCCGTGTCCGCCGGGGCCACCGTGCTCTGGGTCGGCGCCGGCCGCAGCGACGCCACCTGTCGTCGGGCTCTTGACGCCGGTTTGGTCGAACGGCCCGACCTCGACTCCGCCCTGGCCGAATCCGACGTCGTCCTCTCCATCTGTCCACCCGCCTTCGCCGAGGACGTGGCTAGGGAGGTTGCCGGCTTCACCGGCGTCTACGTCGAGGCCAACGCCATCGCCCCCGAGCGGTCGCGGCGGATCGCCGGGTTGCTGCCGTCCGCCCGTGTCGTCGACGGCGGCATCATCGGCGGACCGCCGTCGCAGCCCGGCACCACCCGGCTCTACCTCTCCGGCGACGCGACCGGCGTGCCCGAGCTGTTCGCCGGCACCGCCCTCGACGTCGTCGTCCTGCCGGGCGACGTCGGCGTCGCCTCCGCGCTGAAGATCGCCTACGCCTCGTACCAGAAGACGACCTGGGCCCTGGCGGCCGTCTCCCACGCCCTCGCCGCCGCCCACGGCGTCGGCGACCAGCTCCTGGCGGAGGCCGAACGCCTCCACGCCCGGCCGTTGTTGCAGGTCGACGCCTACCCGAACATGGCCGCCCGCGGCTGGCGCTGGGCTCCGGAGATACTCGAAGCCGCCGCCACCCTCCGCGCCGCCGGCCTCCCCGACGGCCTGGCCCGAGGCTCGGCGGAAACCATGCGCCGCTGGGACGCCGCCAAGGACCGGGCCGACCTGCCGATCGAAGACGTCCTGGGCCTGCTCGGCTAGCGGCGGTCGCAGCGCCAGCGGGCGGGGCGGTCGAAGCGGGAGCTGGATGTGGCCGCCGACCTGGTGCGCCAGGTCACGGGAGCACGGTGGTGACCATGCGCCGCACGGCGTCGCGGGAGGGCGAGCCGGACTGGCGGTCGGCGAAGAGCATGTGGCTGCCGCCGATCAGGGTGAGCCCGAGGGTGTCGAGGTCGGCGTCGGCGGGGAGGCGGCCGAGGTCCCGTTCGGCGCGGAGGTAGCCGTGGACCAGGGCGGCGGCCTCGGAGGCGAGGGGGACGCCGGGACCGCGGATCTCGCGTAGCCGCCGGCGCAGGTCGTCGCGGAAGGTGATCAGGGCGACGATGGCGACGGCGACGGAGGAGAAGACGGCGGTCAGGAAGTCGGTGAGGGTCTCGACGACGGTGCCGGCGCCGGGCACGAGGGGCAGGTCGGACAGGCGGGCGATGCGGTCGAGCACCAGCTCGGTGAGAAAGCCGTCGAAGTCCTCGAAGTGCCGGTGCAGCACACCCTTGGCGAACCCGGCCTCGGTGGTGACGGCCCGGCTGGTCAGCGCGTGCGGCCCGTCGCGCAGCAGCACCCGCTCGGCGGCGTCGAACAGCTGCGCGCGAGCGTCCTGGATATGCACGCCGGTCGGCACGGGGAGAACTCTATCCAAGTGGGCGGTCGCCCACTAAGGTGGGCGCATGCCCACTTCGGAGGAGCGCCGGAAGGTCGCGGAGTCGTTCGGGATCGATGCCCAGCGGTACGACCGGAACCGACCGTCCTATCCGGATGCCCTGATCACGCGGATAGTCGCCGGTAGCCCCGGGAAGAAGCTGCTCGACGTCGGCTGCGGCACGGGCATCGAGGCCCGGCAGTTCCAGGCCGCGGGCTGCACGGTCCTCGGCGTCGAGCCGGACGCCCGGATGGCCGACTTCGCCCGCACGACCGGCGTCGAGACGGAGGTGTCCACCTTCGAGACCTGGGACGACCGGGGCCGCCGGTTCGACGCGGTGGTCTCCGGCACCGCCTGGCACTGGGTCGACCCGGTCAAGGGCGCGGCCAAGGCCGCCGAGGTGCTCGGCCCCGGCGGCCGGCTGGCGGCGTTCTGGCACGTCTTCGACCTGCCGAAGCCGATCGGGGAAGCGTTCGCGAAGGTCTACACGGGCGTCGTCCCCGACTCGCCGTTCGACTTCACCGCCAACCGGTCGATGATCGACCTGTACCAGGGGCAGTTCGACCTCACCGCGGACGGCCTGCGCCAGGCCGGCTTCGAGGAACCGGAGCAGTGGCGCTACGACTGGGAACGCCACTACACCCGTGACGAGTGGCTGGAGTTGCTCGCCACGCACGGCAGCATGACCCCGCTCACCGACGAGCAGCGCGCGGAGATCCTGACCGCCATGAAGCCGGCGCTCGGCGACGGGTTCACGCTGCCGTACGCGACGGTCGCGGTGACCGCTCGGATGCCCGGATAGAATGCCGCCGTGCGGGTCGGTGTGTTCCTGCCGACCGTGGGTCGGGGCGGCAGTCCGGGCGATGTCGTCGCGTATGCGCGACACGCGGAGGAGCATGGTCTGGACGCGGTCTGGGCCGGCGACCAGATCGTGGTCGGCTCCGGCACCCCGATGCTGGACGCGATGATCGTGTTGACCACGGCGGCCGCGGTGACGGAGAGACTCCGGGTCGGCTTCGGCGTGCTGATCCTGCCGCTGCGGCCGGTCGCGGCGGTGGCGAAGCAGATCACGGCCCTCCAACAGCTGTCCGGCAACCGGGTGCTGCTGGGCGTGGGCTCCGGCGGCACGCCGCACGGCGTCTCCTCCTGGCAGGCGGTCGGCGTGCCGCAGGGCGAACGCGGCCGGCTGACCGACGCCGCGCTGGCCGTGCTTCCCGGCCTGGTGACCGGAAAGCCGACGAAGCTGGCCCATCTGCCCGGCACGCCGACGATCACCCTGGCGCCGGGTTCGCCGATGCCGCCGGTGATCGTCGGCGGTGCCGGCCGGGTGGCCATCCGCCGGACGCTGGAGTTCGGCGACGCCTGGTTCCCGTCGATGGTGACGCCGACATCCGTGGCCGCCGTCCGGCAGATCCTGTACGACGGCGCCGAGCAGCGCGGCCGCCCGGCGCCCGGCATCACCACCGGCGTCGTGGCCTCGCTCGGCGACGGCGCGCCCAGTCGCCAGGCCCTGGTGTCCAGCCTGGCCAACGGCTTCAAGATGCCGCTGGAGCAGGCCGAGTCGATCCCGATCACGGGCGTCGGCGCGGAGGCGGCGGACCGCATGGCCAGCCACTTCGCCGCCGGGGCGGAGGAGCTGGTGGTCAGCTTCGCCGGCGGCGACTGGTTCCGGCAGGTCGAGTTGCTGGCCGAGGCGCGCCAGGCGTTGTAGTCCGGTGAAAGCCGGTCAGTCCTCGTAGGTGATCTCGACCTCGTCCGTCACGGGAAGGGCCTGGCAGGCCAGGGCATAACCCTCGGCAAGGTCCTCGTCGTCGAGCACCTCGTTGTGCAGCAGGCGAACCTCGCCCCGCACGATCCGGCACGCGCAAGCGCTGCACTGGCCCTGCCGGCACGAGTAGGGCGCATCCAACCCGTTGTCCAGCAGCACATCCAACAACCGTCGATGCGACGGCCACGCCAATCGCCTGCGCGAGCCGTCCAGGGAAACCTCCACAGTGGACGAGGACCCGGTGTCGGCAATGGTCTCCTGGAAGACGTCGAACCGTTCGACCCGGGCCGACGGCAGCACGGAGACCACGGCGTCCATGAACGGCCCGGGCCCGCACACGAAGGCCTCCCGCCGAGAGAAAGGTGCCGCCCACACGGCAAGCTGCGCCACCGACGGAATGCCCTGCAGGCACTCCAGCCAGTGCGTCACCTGGAGCCGGTCCGGGTGCTCGAAAGCCAACCGCCGCAGCTCGTCGGCGAAGATCACGGAAGAAGGATCACGGTTGGCGTAGAACAGAGCCAGCCGCCCCGAGCCGGCGGCCAGCACCGACTTGACGATGGACATCACCGGCGTGATCCCGCTGCCGCCGGCGAACAGCACCAGGTCCCGGTCCAGCGACGACGGGGTGAACACGCCGGCGGGCGGCCGGGCGTCCAACACCGTCCCGGCCACGACGGCGGAACACATCCAGCCGGAGCACTCGCCGCCCGGCATCCGCTTCACGGTGACGGTCGGTTTCTCGCCGGTGTAAGGGGAACTGGACAGCGAGTAGCACCGCTCCAGCCCGTTCGGCAGCCGGAACGTGACGAACTGTCCCGGCTCGTAGGAGAAGTCCGCATCCAACACCAGGGATCGGGCGTCGGGAGTCTCCTCGATCACCTCGGCGACGCGTACCGGCTCAGTCATCCGACGGCACCTCGATCGACCCGTCCCGCACCGCGCGATCGATGCTGTCCCGCAATGCCGGGCAGCCCGCGACCAAGGGCCCGAGAAGCGGGCAGGCGGAGGTGTCGGTCTGCCACTGCACGCTGGTGTGCTGCAGGCTGTTCTTCTTGACCAGCACCGTGGTGCCGCAGCCGTCGCACACGTGCGGCCGCAGCCCCTCGGTCAGGTACCTGGCCGACTCGCGCACGGGCTCAGCCGCCACGCCGGGCCAGGTTCTCGGCGACCTCCTGCTGCCACACCTCGTTGGCCCGCGTGGTGTCCACCTCGAACTCGAACCGCCGCACCATGTCGTCCTGGACGTCCTCCACGTCCACATAGAACTGTTCGTACCAGCGCCGCAGCTGGTACACCGGCCCGTCCTCCTCACACAGCAGCGGGTTGTCCACCCGCGCCTTGTTGCGCCAGATCTCCACGTCCTGCAGGAAACCGACGCCGGTGTTCTTGGCGAACTTGGCGGCGATCTTGTTGGCCTGCGCGTCGTCGATGCCGGGGAACTTCTTGACGATCGCTCCCCACTGCAGCACGAAGGAGTTGGGCGTCACCGGGTAGTGGCAGTTGATCAGCACCGTCTCCACGGTCGCGCCGCGCACGTCGTTCCACAGGTAGTCGATCATGTACGACGGCCCGTAGTAGGACGCCTCCGAGCGCGTGGCCAGGTCGTTCGCCCCCGAATAGGTGGAGCTGGTGTTGACGTCCGGCCGCGCCTTGGAGTTCAGGTACTGGCTGGCGGTGTGCCCCTCGAAGACGTTCTTGAAGTACGTGGGGAAGGCGAAGTGGACGTAGAAGAAGTGGGCCATGTCCACCACGTTGTCCACGATCTCGCGGCAGTTGGCCCCCTCGATCAGCACCGAGTCCCAGGTCCAGTCGCTCCACTCGTCGGAGAAGGCGCCCTCGATCCGGGGGATCGCCAGCTCGGGCGGCGGCGGGTTGCCCTGCGGGTCGTGCCAGACGAACAGCTGCTTGTTCTGCTGGCACGTGGTCCACGCCCGGGTGCGCGCCCGCAGCGGCACCCGCTTGGCGTACGGGATCGACTTGCAGCGGCCGTCGCCGCCCCATCGCCAGTCGTGGAACGGGCAGGCCACCTCGGTCCCCTTCACCGTGCCCTGGCTGAGATCACCACCCATGTGCCGGCAGTAGGCGTCCAGTACGTTGAGCTGACCGTCGGAGCCCTGGAACACCACCAGCTTGGTGCCGAAGGCCTGCACGGCGTGCGGCTTGCCGTCGGCGAAGTGCTCGACCAGCCCCAGGCAGTGCCAGCCCCGAGCGAACCGGGACGGCGGCGCGCCGGCCTCGATCGTGCGGACGTCGGTACCCATCACACCTCCAGAGGCGACTACTGGAACAGGTTATAGTTTCGTGGCGTCGGATGGCTACCGTCAGCGGTCGACACAAACGAGAACACGTTCTAGTCTAGGTCCATGAGCGAGCAGGTGACCGCGGCGGTCCGGGATGTCCTGCCGGCGCTGCGTGAGCGGGCCCAGGAGGCCGAGGACCGCAGGCGGGTGCCGGACGAGTCGATCAAGGCCTTGCAGCTGGCCGGCGTGTTCAAGCTGCTGCAGCCGGCCCGCTACGGCGGGTTCGAGGCGGACCCGGTCACGTTCTACGAGACGATCCGGGCGATCGCCGGCGCCTGCGGGTCGACCGGCTGGGTCAGCTCCGTGGTCGGCATCCATCCCTGGCAGCTGGGACTGTTCCCGGACGAGGCGCAGCGCGAGGTCTGGGGCGAGGACCCGGACAGCCGCATCTCGTCCTCGTACGCGCCGACCGGCCGGGCCGAGCTGGTCGACGGCGGCTACGAGCTGACCGGCCGCTGGAGCTTCTCCTCGGGCTGCGACCACGCGTCCTGGGTGTTCCTCGGCGGCGTCGTCACCGGCGAGGGCGGCAAGCAGGTCGACTTCTGCACGTTTCTGTTGCCGCGCAAGGACTATGTCATCGAGGACGTGTGGGACACGGTCGGCCTGCGCGGCACCGGCAGCAACGACGTCATCGTGGACAAGGTGTTCGTGCCCAGGCATCGGGCGCTGAGCTTCGCCGACACGTCGAAATGCGTGTGCCCGGGCCAGGAGGTCAACACCTCGCCGCTGTACAAGCTGCCGTTCGCCTCGCTGTTCTCCTACGCCATCACCACGCCGATCATCGGCATGGCCACCGGCGCCTACGAGGCCCACGTCGCCCACATGGCGGCCCGGGTTCGCGTGTCCTACAAGGGAGAACGCTCCAACGAGGACCCGTTCGCCAAGGTCCGCATCGCCCACGCGGCCGGTGAGATCGACGCGGCCTGGTTGCAGCTCAAGCACAACATGACCGAGCTGATGGACCTGGCCAACCGCGGCGAGCGGATTCCCCTGCCGCTCCGGCTGCGCATCCGCCGTGACCAGGTCCGCGGCACGGGCCGGGCCATCGAGGCGATCGACCTGCTGTTCGAGAACTCCGGCGGCCGG includes these proteins:
- the hsaA gene encoding 3-hydroxy-9,10-secoandrosta-1,3,5(10)-triene-9,17-dione monooxygenase oxygenase subunit, whose amino-acid sequence is MSEQVTAAVRDVLPALRERAQEAEDRRRVPDESIKALQLAGVFKLLQPARYGGFEADPVTFYETIRAIAGACGSTGWVSSVVGIHPWQLGLFPDEAQREVWGEDPDSRISSSYAPTGRAELVDGGYELTGRWSFSSGCDHASWVFLGGVVTGEGGKQVDFCTFLLPRKDYVIEDVWDTVGLRGTGSNDVIVDKVFVPRHRALSFADTSKCVCPGQEVNTSPLYKLPFASLFSYAITTPIIGMATGAYEAHVAHMAARVRVSYKGERSNEDPFAKVRIAHAAGEIDAAWLQLKHNMTELMDLANRGERIPLPLRLRIRRDQVRGTGRAIEAIDLLFENSGGRALRVGTPIQRFWRDAHAGRVHAINDPERALAMFGNGEFGIPVQDAML